A genomic stretch from Oncorhynchus tshawytscha isolate Ot180627B linkage group LG07, Otsh_v2.0, whole genome shotgun sequence includes:
- the LOC112255503 gene encoding insulin-like growth factor-binding protein 3, producing the protein MLLYPDLLTLLFLQLALSSPWTLASRLPPLSGGNPFSKGSQVARAPTQRQQSGQLSTTVLALGEPCGVYTLSCARGLRCTPPLGYPSPLQALLQGRGVCSNASGLSPSERPQPTATHPTPSEDLEKAPCRRLLNTVLKGLEPLVFQSDCADIYMPNCDKHGFFRKKQCRSSRGMHRGHCWCVDKRGIPTPSHTSPEGTLICDNA; encoded by the exons ATGCTTCTGTACCCTGACCTTCTGACCCTACTGTTCCTCCAGCTTGCGCTCTCCAGCCCATGGACACTAGCCTCTCGGCTGCCTCCTCTCAGTGGAGGGAATCCCTTCAGTAAGGGCTCCCAGGTGGCCAGGGCCCCCACACAGAGGCAGCAGTCTGGACAGCTCAGCACCACTGTCCTGGCCCTGGGGGAGCCCTGTGGGGTCTACACGCTGAGCTGTGCCCGTGGACTCCGCTGCACCCCACCACTGGGGTACCCCAGCCCCCTCCAGGCCCTGCTGCAGGGCAGGGGAGTCTGCAGCAATGCCAGTGGGCTCAGCCCTTCTGAGAGGCCCCAGCCCACAG CCACACACCCAACACCCAGTGAAGACCTGGAGAAG gcTCCATGCCGTAGGCTGCTTAACACTGTACTTAAAGGTCTGGAGCCCCTGGTCTTCCAGTCAGACTGTGCTGATATATATATGCCCAACTGTGACAAGCATGGTTTCTTCAGAAAGAAGCAG TGTCGGTCGTCTCGGGGCATGCATCGCGGCCACTGTTGGTGTGTGGACAAGCGTGGCATACCAACCCCATCGCACACAAGCCCAGAGGGCACCCTGATCTGTGACAACGCATGA